The following proteins come from a genomic window of Cronobacter muytjensii ATCC 51329:
- the arcA gene encoding arginine deiminase, with protein MEKHYVGSEIGQLRSVMLHRPNLSLKRLTPSNCQELLFDDVLSVERAGEEHDIFARTLRDQGVEVLLLTDLLTHTLDIPEAKAWLLETQVSEYRLGPSFASDVRGWLADLPHRELARRLSGGLTFSEIPASIHNMVVDTHGAHDFIMEPLPNHLFTRDTSCWIYNGVSINPMAKQARQRETNNLRAIYRWHPAFADGEFIKYFGDQNINYDHATLEGGDVLVIGRGAVLIGMSERTTPQGVEFLASALFNHQQATRVIAVELPKHRSCMHLDTVMTHIDVDTFSVYPEVVRPDVKCWTLTPDGRGGLARREEKSLVHALEQALGVDRITLITTGGDAFEAEREQWNDANNVLTVRPGVVIGYERNIWTNEKYDKAGITVLPIPGDELGRGRGGARCMSCPLERDGI; from the coding sequence ATGGAAAAGCATTACGTGGGATCGGAAATTGGCCAGTTACGCAGCGTGATGTTGCACCGACCTAATTTGAGTCTGAAACGACTGACGCCATCTAATTGTCAGGAATTACTTTTTGATGATGTATTATCGGTAGAGCGTGCGGGCGAAGAACATGACATTTTCGCCCGCACATTGCGTGACCAGGGCGTCGAAGTATTATTACTGACGGATCTTCTTACCCACACGCTGGATATCCCTGAGGCCAAAGCCTGGCTGCTGGAGACCCAGGTTTCCGAGTACCGCCTCGGCCCTTCTTTCGCCTCGGACGTGCGCGGCTGGCTTGCCGATTTACCCCACCGGGAGCTGGCGCGGCGCTTAAGCGGCGGTCTGACATTCAGCGAAATCCCCGCCTCTATTCATAATATGGTGGTGGATACCCACGGCGCCCATGATTTTATTATGGAGCCGCTGCCTAATCATTTATTCACTCGCGACACCTCCTGCTGGATATATAACGGCGTGTCGATTAACCCAATGGCCAAACAGGCACGCCAGCGCGAGACCAATAATCTTCGTGCGATTTATCGCTGGCATCCGGCTTTCGCTGACGGCGAATTTATAAAATATTTTGGCGACCAGAACATTAATTACGACCACGCCACGCTGGAAGGCGGCGATGTATTAGTGATTGGTCGCGGCGCGGTGTTAATCGGCATGTCTGAGCGCACTACGCCGCAGGGTGTGGAATTCCTGGCCAGCGCCCTGTTTAACCACCAGCAGGCGACGCGCGTGATTGCCGTGGAGTTACCAAAACACCGCTCCTGTATGCATCTCGATACCGTGATGACGCATATCGATGTCGATACCTTCTCCGTTTACCCCGAAGTGGTACGTCCCGACGTGAAATGCTGGACCTTAACGCCGGACGGGCGCGGCGGTCTCGCGCGCCGGGAGGAGAAAAGTCTGGTGCATGCCCTGGAGCAGGCGCTCGGGGTCGATCGCATCACGCTTATCACCACTGGCGGCGACGCCTTTGAAGCCGAGCGCGAGCAGTGGAACGACGCCAATAACGTGCTGACCGTGCGCCCCGGCGTCGTGATTGGCTATGAGCGCAACATCTGGACCAACGAGAAATATGACAAGGCCGGCATCACCGTGCTGCCCATTCCCGGCGACGAGCTGGGCCGTGGACGCGGCGGCGCCCGCTGCATGAGCTGCCCGCTGGAACGCGATGGCATTTAA
- the pyrI gene encoding aspartate carbamoyltransferase regulatory subunit produces the protein MTHDNKLQVEAIRRGTVIDHIPAQVGFKLLSLFKLTETDQRITIGLNLPSGEMGRKDLIKIENTFLTEEQVNQLALYAPQATVNRIDDYEVVGKSKPSLPDRIENVLVCPNGNCISRIEPVSSSFAVKTRGEAVQLKCKYCEKEFARHVVLAD, from the coding sequence ATGACCCATGACAACAAACTTCAGGTAGAAGCCATTCGCCGCGGTACGGTGATTGACCATATCCCGGCGCAGGTTGGCTTCAAGCTGCTTTCCCTGTTTAAGCTTACCGAAACGGATCAGCGCATCACCATCGGTCTGAACCTGCCCTCCGGCGAGATGGGGCGTAAAGATCTGATTAAGATTGAAAACACCTTCCTGACCGAGGAGCAGGTCAACCAGCTCGCGCTCTACGCGCCGCAGGCGACGGTGAACCGCATCGACGATTACGAGGTGGTGGGCAAGAGCAAACCGAGCCTGCCGGATCGCATCGAAAATGTGCTGGTCTGCCCGAACGGCAACTGCATCAGCCGCATCGAGCCGGTGTCGTCGAGCTTCGCGGTAAAAACCCGCGGCGAGGCGGTGCAGCTGAAGTGCAAATATTGCGAGAAAGAGTTCGCCCGCCACGTCGTGCTGGCGGATTAA
- a CDS encoding YhcH/YjgK/YiaL family protein, producing the protein MIIGNIHALGAWLPAPFREAIERVKQQVTTQTAPGKYDLDGNRLFFLLSEDTTEPLVDRRAEYHARYLDIQIVLAGREGMTFSTLPPGVPETDWLADKDIAFLPAGAQEKTVVLEEGDFVIFWPGEVHKPLCAVGDPAPVRKVVVKMLME; encoded by the coding sequence ATGATTATCGGTAATATTCACGCGCTGGGCGCCTGGCTGCCTGCGCCGTTCCGCGAGGCTATTGAGCGGGTGAAGCAACAGGTCACGACGCAGACCGCGCCGGGTAAATACGATCTTGATGGCAACCGGCTGTTCTTCCTGCTTTCGGAAGATACGACAGAGCCGCTGGTGGACCGCCGCGCCGAGTATCACGCGCGTTATCTGGATATCCAGATTGTGCTGGCGGGCCGCGAGGGGATGACTTTCAGTACCCTGCCGCCGGGCGTACCCGAGACCGACTGGCTTGCGGATAAAGATATCGCCTTCCTGCCCGCAGGCGCGCAGGAGAAGACGGTGGTGCTGGAAGAGGGCGATTTCGTGATTTTCTGGCCGGGCGAAGTACACAAGCCGCTGTGCGCGGTTGGCGATCCAGCGCCGGTACGCAAAGTCGTGGTGAAAATGTTAATGGAGTAA
- a CDS encoding arginine repressor, translating into MKDYGDYSGKEQQQMAVCQRLISNKTYCSQEEIRRDMQRQGFNNISQSSVSRLLKLLGVIKIRNAKGQKIYSLNPLLQPAPDAARAISEMVVSVEHNSEFILVHTVAGYGRAVAKVLDYHALPEILGVVAGSSIVWIAPRDVKRTALIHKRINYLLGMH; encoded by the coding sequence ATGAAGGATTACGGTGATTATTCCGGGAAAGAGCAGCAGCAGATGGCGGTGTGCCAGCGGCTTATCAGCAATAAAACCTACTGCTCTCAGGAGGAGATCCGGCGCGATATGCAGCGCCAGGGGTTTAACAATATCAGCCAGTCCTCGGTCTCACGCCTGCTGAAACTGCTGGGTGTGATTAAAATCCGCAACGCCAAAGGACAAAAAATTTATTCCCTGAACCCCCTGTTGCAGCCCGCGCCTGACGCGGCGCGCGCTATCTCGGAAATGGTGGTGAGCGTGGAACATAACAGCGAGTTTATCCTTGTCCATACGGTGGCGGGCTACGGTCGCGCGGTAGCGAAAGTGCTGGATTATCATGCGCTGCCGGAGATCCTGGGCGTGGTGGCGGGCAGCAGTATCGTCTGGATAGCGCCGCGCGACGTGAAGCGCACGGCGCTGATACACAAGCGCATTAATTACTTACTTGGAATGCATTAA
- the pyrB gene encoding aspartate carbamoyltransferase, producing the protein MANPLYQKHIISINDLSRAELELVLETAAKLKANPQPELLKHKVIASCFFEASTRTRLSFETSMHRLGAAVVGFSDSSNTSLGKKGETLADTISVISTYVDAIVMRHPQEGAARLATEFSGGVPVLNAGDGANQHPTQTLLDLFTIQETQGRLENLTIAMVGDLKYGRTVHSLAQALAKFNGNRFCFIAPDALAMPQYILDMLDEKGIAWSQHGAIEDVVQEVDILYMTRVQKERLDPSEYANVKAQFVLRAADLQGARANMKVLHPLPRIDEITTDVDKTPHAWYFQQAGNGIFARQALLALVLNRDLDL; encoded by the coding sequence ATGGCTAATCCGCTTTATCAAAAACACATTATTTCCATCAACGATCTCAGCCGCGCCGAGCTTGAGCTGGTGCTGGAGACGGCGGCGAAGCTCAAGGCGAACCCGCAGCCGGAGCTTTTGAAGCATAAAGTGATCGCCAGCTGCTTCTTCGAAGCCTCCACCCGCACCCGCCTGTCGTTTGAAACCTCCATGCACCGCCTGGGCGCGGCGGTGGTCGGTTTCTCCGACAGCAGCAACACGTCGCTTGGCAAAAAGGGCGAAACCCTGGCGGACACGATTTCGGTTATCAGCACCTATGTGGATGCCATCGTGATGCGTCACCCGCAGGAGGGCGCGGCGCGTCTCGCCACTGAGTTTTCCGGCGGCGTGCCGGTGCTGAACGCGGGCGACGGCGCCAATCAGCACCCGACGCAGACGCTGCTTGATCTCTTTACCATTCAGGAGACTCAGGGGCGGCTGGAAAACCTTACCATCGCGATGGTCGGCGATCTGAAATATGGCCGCACGGTCCATTCACTGGCCCAGGCGCTGGCGAAATTCAACGGCAACCGCTTCTGCTTTATCGCGCCGGACGCGCTGGCGATGCCGCAATATATCCTCGATATGCTGGATGAAAAAGGCATCGCCTGGAGCCAGCACGGCGCCATTGAGGATGTGGTGCAGGAGGTAGATATCCTCTACATGACTCGCGTACAGAAAGAGCGCCTCGACCCGTCCGAATACGCCAACGTGAAGGCGCAGTTTGTGCTGCGCGCCGCCGATCTTCAGGGGGCGCGCGCCAACATGAAAGTGCTGCACCCGCTGCCGCGCATCGATGAAATTACGACCGACGTGGATAAAACGCCGCACGCCTGGTATTTCCAGCAGGCGGGCAACGGCATTTTCGCCCGTCAGGCGCTGCTGGCGCTGGTACTGAATCGCGATTTAGATCTGTAA
- a CDS encoding YfcC family protein: MHRFKFPSAYTILFVLIALVAALTWVVPAGKYQMAMNDTLGKEVPVAGTYAPVEAHPQGITAVLLAPVDGLYNHVTYAAGAIDVALFVLIIGGFLGVVNKTGAIDAGIERVTERLHGKEEWMIPILMALFAAGGTIYGMAEESLPFYTLLVPVMMAARFDPLVAAATVLLGAGIGTLGSTINPFATVIAANAAGIPFTSGIGLRVALLVIGWVICVVWVMRYARRVRQEPSSSVVADLIESNRAHFLGNQSGDRIPFTATRKVILVIFAASFAVMIYGVAVRGWWMGEISGVFLAAAIITGVVARMSEEAFTSTFIDGARDLLGVALIIGIARGIVVVMDNGMITHTILHSAENLVTGLSTTVFINVTYWLEVLLSFLVPSSSGLAVLTMPIMAPLADFAHVGRDLVVTAYQSASGIVNLITPTSAVVMGGLAIARVPYVRYLKWVAPLILILTVLNMAALSLGALF, encoded by the coding sequence ATGCACAGGTTTAAATTCCCTTCCGCTTATACGATTTTATTTGTGCTTATCGCGCTGGTGGCGGCGCTGACCTGGGTAGTGCCCGCCGGAAAATATCAGATGGCAATGAACGACACGCTCGGCAAAGAGGTGCCGGTCGCGGGCACGTACGCCCCTGTCGAGGCGCATCCGCAGGGCATTACCGCCGTTCTGCTGGCGCCAGTGGATGGCCTTTACAACCACGTCACCTACGCCGCAGGCGCCATCGACGTGGCGCTGTTTGTGCTGATCATCGGCGGCTTTCTGGGCGTGGTGAATAAAACCGGCGCCATTGATGCCGGGATCGAGCGCGTCACCGAGCGCCTGCACGGCAAAGAAGAGTGGATGATCCCCATTCTGATGGCGCTGTTCGCCGCAGGCGGCACCATCTATGGTATGGCGGAGGAGTCGCTGCCGTTTTATACGCTGCTGGTGCCGGTAATGATGGCCGCGCGTTTTGATCCGCTGGTCGCCGCCGCCACCGTGCTGCTTGGCGCAGGCATCGGCACGCTCGGCTCCACCATTAACCCCTTCGCGACGGTGATCGCCGCCAACGCCGCAGGCATTCCGTTCACCAGCGGAATCGGGCTGCGCGTGGCGCTGCTGGTTATCGGCTGGGTTATCTGCGTGGTGTGGGTGATGCGCTACGCGCGGCGCGTGCGCCAGGAGCCATCTTCGTCTGTCGTGGCGGATCTGATTGAGAGCAACCGCGCGCATTTTCTGGGTAACCAATCCGGCGACAGGATCCCGTTCACCGCCACACGCAAAGTTATTCTGGTGATCTTCGCCGCCTCGTTTGCCGTGATGATTTACGGCGTAGCGGTGCGCGGCTGGTGGATGGGCGAAATTTCCGGCGTGTTCCTCGCCGCGGCCATTATTACCGGCGTCGTGGCGCGCATGAGCGAAGAGGCTTTTACCAGCACCTTTATCGATGGCGCGCGGGACTTGCTCGGCGTGGCGCTGATTATCGGGATTGCGCGCGGCATCGTGGTGGTGATGGATAACGGCATGATCACGCACACCATTCTGCACAGCGCCGAAAACCTGGTGACCGGGCTCTCCACCACGGTTTTTATCAATGTCACGTACTGGCTCGAAGTGCTGCTCTCGTTCCTGGTGCCGTCGTCATCGGGCCTCGCGGTGCTGACGATGCCCATCATGGCCCCGCTCGCCGATTTCGCCCACGTGGGCCGCGACTTGGTGGTTACAGCCTATCAGTCGGCCTCCGGCATCGTCAATCTCATTACGCCGACGTCAGCGGTCGTGATGGGCGGCCTCGCTATCGCCCGCGTGCCGTATGTGCGTTATCTGAAATGGGTCGCCCCGCTCATTCTCATCCTGACGGTGTTGAACATGGCCGCGCTCAGCCTCGGCGCGCTGTTTTAG
- the ridA gene encoding 2-iminobutanoate/2-iminopropanoate deaminase, with product MSRTIATENAPAAIGPYVQAVDLGNMVITSGQIPVDPKSGSVPDDIAAQARQSLDNVKAIIEAAGLKVGDIVKTTVFVKDLNDFATVNATYEAFFTEHNATFPARSCVEVARLPKDVKIEIEAIAVRR from the coding sequence ATGTCCCGCACTATCGCCACGGAAAATGCACCCGCCGCTATCGGCCCTTACGTTCAGGCTGTCGATTTGGGCAACATGGTTATCACCTCCGGGCAGATCCCGGTTGATCCGAAATCCGGCAGCGTGCCGGACGACATCGCCGCTCAGGCGCGCCAGTCGCTCGATAACGTGAAAGCGATTATCGAAGCCGCGGGCCTGAAGGTGGGCGATATCGTGAAAACCACGGTATTCGTGAAAGATCTGAACGATTTCGCCACGGTTAACGCGACTTATGAAGCGTTTTTCACCGAGCATAACGCCACCTTCCCGGCGCGTTCCTGCGTGGAAGTGGCCCGTCTGCCGAAAGATGTGAAAATCGAAATCGAAGCGATCGCCGTTCGTCGCTAA
- the argF gene encoding ornithine carbamoyltransferase, protein MTINLKNRNFLKLLDYTPAEIQYLIDLAMQLKADKKAGREKKTLVGKNIALIFEKTSTRTRCAFEVGAFDQGAQVTYIGPSGSQIGHKESMKDTARVLGRMYDGIEYRGYGQTIVEELGEFAGVPVWNGLTNEFHPTQILADLMTMLEHSPGKTLPQIRFAYLGDARNNMGNSLMVGAAKMGMEIRLVAPKAFWPEEELVEQCRAIAAQTGARIILTEHVDEGVDGVDFLYTDVWVSMGEPKEAWAERVALMKPYQINQAVIKATGNPNVKFMHCLPAFHNEHTTVGREIEAAYGLKGLEVTEEVFESPCSIVFDEAENRMHTIKAVMVATLGE, encoded by the coding sequence ATGACTATCAACCTGAAAAACCGTAATTTCCTGAAGCTGCTTGATTACACCCCGGCGGAGATCCAGTACCTCATCGATCTCGCTATGCAACTCAAAGCCGACAAAAAAGCCGGACGCGAAAAGAAAACGCTGGTCGGCAAAAATATCGCGCTGATTTTCGAAAAAACCTCCACCCGCACCCGCTGCGCGTTTGAAGTCGGCGCGTTCGACCAGGGCGCGCAGGTGACCTACATCGGGCCGAGCGGCTCGCAGATAGGCCATAAAGAGTCGATGAAAGATACCGCGCGCGTCCTGGGCCGCATGTATGACGGTATCGAATATCGCGGCTACGGTCAGACGATTGTCGAGGAGCTGGGCGAATTCGCGGGCGTGCCGGTGTGGAATGGCCTTACCAACGAATTTCACCCGACGCAAATTCTGGCGGATCTAATGACCATGCTGGAACATTCGCCAGGCAAAACGCTCCCGCAGATCCGCTTCGCCTATCTCGGCGACGCGCGCAACAACATGGGCAACTCGCTGATGGTGGGCGCCGCGAAAATGGGCATGGAGATCCGCCTCGTGGCCCCAAAAGCCTTCTGGCCGGAAGAGGAGTTAGTCGAACAGTGCCGCGCCATCGCCGCGCAAACCGGCGCGCGCATCATCCTCACGGAACATGTCGATGAAGGCGTGGACGGCGTCGATTTTCTTTATACCGACGTCTGGGTATCGATGGGCGAGCCGAAAGAGGCCTGGGCCGAGCGTGTCGCGCTGATGAAGCCCTACCAGATCAATCAGGCGGTCATAAAAGCGACCGGCAACCCGAACGTCAAATTTATGCACTGCCTGCCGGCGTTTCATAACGAGCACACCACCGTGGGCCGCGAGATTGAAGCCGCCTACGGCCTGAAAGGGCTGGAGGTGACGGAAGAGGTGTTCGAGTCGCCCTGCTCCATCGTGTTTGACGAGGCGGAAAACCGCATGCACACCATCAAAGCCGTGATGGTGGCGACGCTTGGCGAATAA
- a CDS encoding siderophore-interacting protein, translating to MMNQRTQFPQRVRNELRFRELTVLESERVSGFQRVVFGGESLAGFSSRGFDDHVKVFFPQDGVPFVPPEVTDEGIVWAGDVRPPSRDYTPLFDEARQQLTLDFYVHESGVASDWAVAAKPGDTLFIGGPRGSLVVPEDYAWQLYVCDESGMPALRRRLEALRAQPKPVHVEAMVTVSDESLKGYLAHLDEFNIQWVIGHDTQAVATKLAALTVPQEDYYLWITGEGRAVKQLSEPFEGRVNAQLMRAAAYWHSK from the coding sequence ATGATGAATCAGAGAACTCAATTTCCGCAGCGCGTCCGTAACGAGCTGCGTTTTCGTGAACTTACCGTGCTTGAGAGCGAACGCGTCAGTGGTTTTCAGCGTGTCGTGTTCGGCGGCGAATCGCTCGCGGGCTTCAGCTCTCGCGGTTTCGACGATCATGTCAAAGTGTTCTTCCCGCAGGACGGCGTGCCGTTTGTGCCGCCAGAGGTGACGGATGAGGGCATCGTCTGGGCAGGCGACGTGCGTCCGCCGTCACGCGACTACACGCCGCTCTTTGACGAGGCGCGCCAGCAGCTGACGCTCGATTTTTATGTGCACGAATCCGGCGTGGCGAGCGACTGGGCCGTGGCCGCAAAGCCTGGCGACACGCTGTTCATCGGCGGGCCGCGCGGCTCGCTGGTGGTGCCGGAAGATTACGCCTGGCAGCTTTATGTGTGCGATGAATCCGGCATGCCGGCGCTGCGCCGTCGTCTGGAAGCGCTCCGCGCGCAGCCCAAACCGGTACATGTCGAAGCGATGGTGACAGTGTCTGACGAATCGCTGAAGGGCTACCTGGCGCACCTCGACGAATTTAATATTCAGTGGGTTATCGGCCATGACACCCAGGCGGTCGCAACAAAACTCGCCGCGCTGACCGTGCCGCAGGAGGATTATTACCTGTGGATAACCGGCGAAGGCAGAGCCGTTAAGCAGTTAAGCGAGCCGTTTGAAGGGCGCGTCAACGCCCAGCTGATGCGCGCGGCAGCCTACTGGCACAGTAAATAA
- a CDS encoding carbamate kinase yields the protein MEMKPTLVVALGGNALLKRGEPLEADIQRHNVELAARTIAQLTRQWRVVLVHGNGPQVGLLALQNSAYLNVTPYPLDILGAESQGMIGYLLQQSLKNALPEREVSVLLTQVEVDDADPAFANPTKYIGPVYDKAQADRLAAEKGWTMKADGAYFRRVVPSPQPQRIVESDAIEALIARDHLVICNGGGGVPVVEKADGYHGVEAVIDKDLSSALLARQLHADALLILTDADAVYHDWGKPTQRPLTHVTPAQLAELRFDAGSMGPKVAACCAFVRQCGGIAGIGALADGPAILAGDKGTLIRQ from the coding sequence ATGGAAATGAAACCCACGCTGGTCGTGGCGCTTGGCGGCAACGCGCTGCTGAAACGCGGCGAACCGCTGGAAGCCGATATTCAGCGCCATAACGTCGAGCTTGCGGCGCGCACCATCGCGCAGCTCACCCGTCAGTGGCGCGTGGTGCTGGTGCACGGCAACGGGCCGCAGGTCGGACTGCTGGCGCTGCAAAACAGCGCCTACCTTAACGTCACGCCCTATCCGCTCGATATTCTGGGCGCCGAAAGCCAGGGGATGATCGGCTATCTGCTCCAGCAGTCGCTGAAAAATGCGCTGCCGGAACGCGAGGTGAGCGTGCTGCTGACTCAGGTGGAGGTAGACGACGCCGACCCGGCGTTTGCAAACCCGACCAAATACATCGGCCCGGTGTATGACAAAGCCCAGGCGGACCGGCTTGCCGCGGAAAAAGGCTGGACGATGAAAGCCGACGGCGCGTATTTCCGCCGCGTGGTGCCCTCGCCGCAGCCGCAACGGATTGTCGAGAGCGACGCCATTGAGGCGCTTATCGCCCGCGATCATCTGGTTATTTGCAATGGCGGCGGCGGCGTGCCGGTGGTGGAGAAAGCCGACGGTTACCACGGCGTCGAAGCCGTTATCGATAAAGACCTCTCAAGCGCCCTGCTGGCGCGCCAGCTTCACGCCGACGCGCTGCTGATCCTGACCGACGCTGACGCGGTGTATCACGACTGGGGCAAACCGACCCAGCGGCCGCTGACGCACGTCACGCCCGCGCAGCTTGCTGAGCTGCGCTTCGATGCAGGCTCGATGGGGCCGAAAGTGGCGGCGTGCTGCGCCTTTGTCCGGCAGTGCGGCGGTATCGCCGGGATCGGCGCGCTGGCTGACGGCCCGGCGATACTCGCGGGCGATAAAGGCACGCTGATCCGCCAGTAA
- a CDS encoding YgiQ family radical SAM protein: MSSLSLIQPDRDLFSWPQYWAACFGPAPFLPMSREEMDLLGWDSCDIILVTGDAYVDHPSFGMAICGRMLEAQGFRVGIIAQPDWNTKDDFMRLGKPNLFFGVTAGNMDSMINRYTADRKLRHDDAYTPDNEAGKRPDRATLVYTQRCKEAWRDVPVILGGIEASLRRTAHYDYWSDTVRRSVLVDSKADMLIFGNGERPLVEVAHRLAMGEPISAIREVRNTAIMLKEALPGWAGVDSTRLDTPGRIDPIPHPYGDDLPCADGNKPEKPTAKSVTVQPPRPKPWEKTYVLLPSYEKVKGDKVLYAHASRILHHETNPGCARALMQKHGDRYIWINPPAIPLSTEEMDSVFALPYQRVPHPAYGKKRIPAYEMIRFSVNIMRGCFGGCSFCSITEHEGRIIQSRSEDSIINEIEAIRDAVPGFTGVISDLGGPTANMYMLRCTSPRAEQTCRRLSCVYPDICPHMDTDHTPTINLYRRARDLKGIKKILIASGVRYDLAVEDPRYIKELATHHVGGYLKIAPEHTEAGPLSKMMKPGMGSYDRFKQLFDTYSKQAGKEQYLIPYFISAHPGTRDEDMVNLALWLKQRRFRLDQVQNFYPSPLANSTTMYYTGKNPLGKIGYKSEEVVVPKGDRQRRLHKALLRYHDPANWPLIREALEAMGKKHLIGGRRDCLVPAPTIEEMRAAKRQYRKTQPALTTHTPVSHQRQALAKTKKAAR; encoded by the coding sequence ATGAGTTCCCTGAGCCTGATCCAGCCGGATCGCGATCTGTTCTCCTGGCCCCAGTATTGGGCGGCCTGCTTTGGGCCTGCGCCCTTTTTACCGATGTCGCGCGAGGAGATGGATCTGCTCGGCTGGGACAGTTGCGACATTATTCTTGTCACCGGCGACGCCTATGTTGACCACCCCAGTTTCGGCATGGCCATTTGCGGCCGTATGCTGGAGGCGCAGGGCTTTCGCGTCGGGATCATCGCGCAGCCGGACTGGAACACCAAAGACGACTTCATGCGGCTTGGCAAACCGAACCTGTTTTTCGGCGTGACCGCCGGGAATATGGATTCGATGATCAATCGTTACACAGCGGATCGCAAACTGCGCCACGACGACGCTTACACGCCGGATAACGAGGCGGGGAAGCGCCCGGATCGCGCCACGCTGGTCTATACCCAGCGCTGCAAAGAGGCCTGGCGCGATGTGCCGGTTATCCTGGGCGGTATTGAAGCGAGCCTGCGCCGCACCGCGCATTACGATTACTGGTCTGATACGGTGCGCCGCTCGGTGCTGGTGGATTCCAAAGCCGACATGCTGATTTTCGGCAACGGCGAGCGCCCGCTGGTGGAAGTGGCGCACCGTCTGGCGATGGGCGAGCCGATCAGCGCGATCCGCGAGGTGCGCAATACGGCGATTATGCTCAAAGAAGCGCTGCCGGGCTGGGCAGGAGTGGACTCAACCCGCCTCGACACGCCGGGGCGAATCGATCCGATCCCGCATCCTTACGGCGACGATCTGCCCTGCGCCGACGGCAACAAACCAGAGAAACCGACGGCGAAAAGCGTCACCGTACAGCCGCCGCGCCCGAAGCCGTGGGAGAAAACCTACGTGCTGCTGCCGTCTTATGAAAAAGTGAAGGGCGACAAAGTGCTGTACGCGCACGCCTCACGCATTCTGCACCACGAAACCAACCCCGGCTGCGCGCGTGCGCTGATGCAAAAGCACGGCGACCGCTATATCTGGATCAACCCGCCCGCCATTCCGCTCTCGACCGAAGAGATGGACAGCGTGTTCGCGCTGCCGTACCAGCGTGTGCCGCACCCGGCCTACGGCAAAAAGCGCATTCCGGCGTATGAGATGATCCGTTTTTCGGTGAATATCATGCGCGGCTGCTTCGGCGGCTGTTCGTTCTGCTCCATCACCGAGCATGAAGGGCGCATCATCCAGAGTCGCTCGGAAGACTCCATCATTAATGAGATCGAGGCGATCCGCGATGCGGTGCCCGGCTTTACCGGCGTGATTTCCGATCTCGGCGGGCCGACGGCCAACATGTATATGCTGCGCTGCACCTCGCCGCGCGCTGAGCAGACCTGCCGCCGCCTGTCGTGCGTCTACCCGGATATTTGCCCGCATATGGATACCGATCATACGCCGACGATCAATCTGTACCGCCGCGCGCGCGATCTGAAAGGTATTAAGAAGATCCTGATCGCCTCCGGCGTGCGTTACGATCTGGCGGTGGAGGATCCGCGCTATATCAAAGAGCTGGCGACGCACCACGTCGGCGGTTATCTGAAGATAGCGCCGGAGCACACCGAAGCGGGGCCGCTGTCGAAAATGATGAAGCCGGGTATGGGGAGCTATGATCGCTTTAAACAACTCTTCGATACCTACTCGAAACAGGCGGGAAAAGAGCAGTATCTGATCCCGTACTTTATCTCAGCGCACCCCGGCACGCGCGACGAAGACATGGTGAATCTGGCGCTGTGGCTCAAACAGCGCCGCTTCCGGCTCGATCAGGTGCAGAACTTTTATCCGTCGCCGCTCGCCAACTCGACCACCATGTATTACACCGGTAAAAACCCGCTCGGGAAAATCGGCTACAAGAGCGAAGAGGTGGTAGTACCGAAAGGCGACCGCCAGCGCCGCCTGCATAAAGCGCTGTTGCGCTATCACGATCCGGCCAACTGGCCGCTTATCCGCGAGGCGCTGGAAGCGATGGGCAAAAAGCATCTGATAGGCGGGCGTCGCGACTGTCTGGTGCCTGCGCCGACGATAGAGGAGATGCGCGCGGCGAAGCGTCAGTACCGCAAAACCCAGCCGGCATTAACCACACACACGCCGGTCAGCCATCAGCGTCAGGCGCTGGCGAAAACGAAAAAAGCGGCGCGCTAA